Within bacterium, the genomic segment GACGTCACTGACATCGAACAACTGCGCGCCGCCGCCGCGGCAGCGGTCGGCCACTTCGGCAAGATCGACGTGTGGGTCAACAACGCCGGCGGATTCACCGACGTGCCGGGGAGTGCCACGGAGTGGCTGGACGTGACCCACGCCGGCTGGGACCAGATGCTCCGGCTCAACCTGACGGCGCAGGTGTTCGGCGCGCAGGCCGCGGCGCGGATCATGCGCGGGCAGCCTGCGGGCGGGGTGATCCTGTTCATGTCCTCGATCGACAGTCTCTACGCGGCGCCCGGAGGCGAGGGCATTTATGGCGCCTGCAAAGCCGCGCTCAACAATGTGACTCAGACGATGGCCGTTGAGCTGGGTCAGCACCGGATCCGGGTGAACGCCATCGCGCCGGCGGTCGTCGAGACGTCGCTCACCGCGCCCTGGCTGGCGACGGAGGAAGACCGGCGGGCGCGCGCGGCCTTCTACCCGCTGCGCCGGGTCGGCCGGCCGGAGGACGTTGCCGCGGCGGCCGTCTACTTCGCCTCGGACGAAGCGGCGTGGGTGTCCGGTGCCGTCCTCTTGGTGTCGGGCGGCGCAGTCGTGACCAGTGACCCGTACCGGTACCTGATGCGCGTGAACCAGCCCGGACCGGCGTAGCACAGGTCCGTTCACGGGCAAGACGCCATTTTAGTGGAAGATCATGCCTCCTTCCACGTTAATGGCC encodes:
- a CDS encoding glucose 1-dehydrogenase, with translation MFSLAGKACVVTGASRGLGRAIALAFAEQGAAVLLAARNRADLEAVQGQIAARGGRAAVQPTDVTDIEQLRAAAAAAVGHFGKIDVWVNNAGGFTDVPGSATEWLDVTHAGWDQMLRLNLTAQVFGAQAAARIMRGQPAGGVILFMSSIDSLYAAPGGEGIYGACKAALNNVTQTMAVELGQHRIRVNAIAPAVVETSLTAPWLATEEDRRARAAFYPLRRVGRPEDVAAAAVYFASDEAAWVSGAVLLVSGGAVVTSDPYRYLMRVNQPGPA